A segment of the Panacibacter ginsenosidivorans genome:
ATAAAAACGAAAGCTTGTATCATAAAATTCTAATCATATATTTTTAAAAACTAAAGATCCATGAGCATACAAATTCATGTTAAGGTCAATGGAGTGAATTACAATCACGATGTTGAACCACGATTGCTATTGGTGCATTACCTGCGTGATGTGCTGCGGCTTACGGGCACACATGTGGGCTGCGACACCAGTAGTTGCGGGGCATGCACCATTCATATAAATGGTAAAGCCACCAAGAGTTGTACCATGCTGGCTGTACAGGCAGAGGGCTGCGATATTACCACAATTGAAGGGCTTGCCAATAACGGCGAATTACATCCTTTGCAGGAAGGATTTAAAGAGTCTCACGGTCTGCAATGTGGTTTCTGTACGCCGGGTATGATCATGACTTCAGCAGATTTGCTGCAACACAATGATCAACCAACCGAAGAAGAAATACGTGTAGCACTGGAAGGTAATTTCTGCCGCTGTACAGGCTACCACAACATTGTAAAGTCTGTGCAATATGCTGCTGATAAAATACATGCAGCTCAAAAAAATAAAAAGGAGGCTGTTGTATGAGTACAAATGGATTGATCGGGAAATCCGTTAAACGGGTTGAAGATAAAAGATTCATTACCGGCCGCGGTAATTATACAGATGATATTGTATTGCCACATCAAACCTATGCATCCTTTGTGCGCTGCCCTTATGGGCATGCAAAGATTTTAAGCGTGGATACATCTGCTGCTAAAACTATGCCTGGTGTGGTAGCTATTTATACCGGCGCTGATGTGGCAGATGTAAATGGTGTGCCTTGCGGCTGGCAGGTAAATTTCAAGAATGGCGATACGATGAAAGAGCCCAAGCATCCATTGCTGGTGTCTGATAAAGCAAGACATGTAGGGGATGCTGTTGCGCTTGTTATTGCAGAAACAAAAGAACAGGCAGTTGATGCGGCAGAAGCTGTTGTAGTGGAATATGAAGAACTGCCTTGTGTAGTAGATGCTTTTAAAGCTGCACAACCCGGCGCTCCATTGGTGCATGATGACGTTCCAAATAATATGTGTTACGACTGGGCATTGGGTAACCCCATAGAAGAAGTAAATGCGGCAATGGCTGCAGCAGCCCATGTTACATCGCTTGAATTTGTAAACCAGCGTCTCGTGCCGAATGCAATCGAACCACGTTGTTATAATAGCTCTTATGATGCAACCAGTGATAAATATGTTCTATATACCAGTACACAAAACCCGCATGTAATCCGTTTGCTGATGTGCGCTTTCGTGCTTGGTCTTCCGGAACATAAAGTGCGTGTAGTAGGGCCTGATGTGGGCGGTGGTTTTGGCAGTAAAATATTTCATTATACCGAAGAAGCATTACTTACCTGGTGCACCAGAAAAATTGGCCGGCCTATTAAATGGACTGCCACAAGAAGTGAAGCATTTCAATT
Coding sequences within it:
- a CDS encoding (2Fe-2S)-binding protein gives rise to the protein MSIQIHVKVNGVNYNHDVEPRLLLVHYLRDVLRLTGTHVGCDTSSCGACTIHINGKATKSCTMLAVQAEGCDITTIEGLANNGELHPLQEGFKESHGLQCGFCTPGMIMTSADLLQHNDQPTEEEIRVALEGNFCRCTGYHNIVKSVQYAADKIHAAQKNKKEAVV